From the genome of Terriglobales bacterium, one region includes:
- the amrB gene encoding AmmeMemoRadiSam system protein B, whose product MPVSLVRRPAVAGRFYPAQRDVLLHDIKSYLAAPAAKVRAFGCVVPHAGYMYSGHVAGAVYARLDLPSRFIILCPNHTGMGKPIAVMSRGSWDTPLGQAEVDEPLASALLASCHLASEDADAHRAEHALEVQLPFLQAIRAKFTFVPITVGVGSFEPLHALGEAMARIISEAKEPVLIIASSDMNHYEPDAITRVKDHKAIDKILALDARGLFDVIMQEDISMCGYGPTVAMLTAAKGLGASSAELVKYATSGDISGDRNMVVGYAGVIVS is encoded by the coding sequence ATGCCCGTGTCCCTCGTACGGCGTCCTGCCGTCGCCGGGCGCTTCTATCCCGCCCAGCGGGACGTACTCCTCCACGACATCAAGTCGTATCTGGCGGCGCCTGCGGCCAAGGTGCGTGCCTTCGGGTGCGTGGTGCCGCACGCCGGATATATGTACTCCGGGCACGTCGCAGGCGCGGTGTATGCGCGCCTGGATCTGCCTTCGCGGTTCATCATCCTTTGCCCGAACCACACCGGCATGGGAAAACCGATCGCGGTCATGAGCCGGGGGTCGTGGGATACACCGCTGGGTCAGGCCGAGGTAGACGAGCCGCTGGCCTCGGCGTTGCTGGCCTCCTGCCACCTGGCCAGCGAAGATGCCGACGCCCATCGCGCCGAGCACGCGCTCGAAGTCCAGCTCCCCTTCCTGCAGGCGATCAGAGCGAAGTTCACCTTCGTCCCCATCACCGTGGGAGTAGGGTCGTTCGAGCCGCTGCACGCCCTGGGAGAGGCGATGGCCCGGATCATCTCGGAAGCCAAGGAGCCGGTGCTGATCATCGCCTCGAGCGACATGAACCACTACGAACCGGACGCCATCACGCGGGTGAAGGACCACAAGGCCATCGACAAGATCCTGGCCCTGGACGCGCGCGGCCTGTTCGACGTGATCATGCAGGAGGACATCAGCATGTGCGGATACGGACCGACCGTGGCCATGCTGACCGCGGCCAAGGGCCTGGGCGCGTCGTCTGCCGAGCTGGTGAAGTACGCCACCTCGGGCGACATCTCCGGCGACCGCAATATGGTGGTGGGCTACGCCGGTGTAATCGTGAGTTGA
- a CDS encoding FecR family protein produces MLARRVGFALLLVSLFCATLPALADSTARIVRLSYLDGDVQIDRGNGSGLERAVLNMPVVQGTQLSTAGDGSAEVEFEDGATLRLVPDTAVEFRTLSLRSSGERVSSIELARGTAYLEATRKKDDFSITAGGQEITLAHDAHVRIQRSGAHITLAVFKGEVDVQNPTGSVRVKKDETLNLNLNDPSQYELDKGIETGSYDAWNQQRDDYRKTYAARHHDRYNSNYSYGWSDLNYFGSFNQYGSYGSLWRPWGIGPGWDPFADGAWVFYPGYGYMWVSAYPWGWMPYRYGTWIFVPGYGWAWRPGTVWTTWYATPVIYGAPVGYVAPKPPAATSTRPGTVVVGGGPLTGVRNPRYRQWLKDPDNPNATQPKGGVTPVPTATTSSAAVSQKTSTTSTATTAAPTTKTTTPHDHRDARHSTPPSRPPKSETPQVSTPPSANTSQSPGVDSTRSAAPPSGAKAPKKLPPPPK; encoded by the coding sequence ATGCTTGCGCGGAGAGTGGGGTTCGCTCTTCTCCTCGTGTCGTTGTTCTGCGCCACCCTGCCCGCTCTGGCTGACTCCACCGCCAGGATCGTGCGCCTCAGTTACCTTGACGGCGACGTGCAGATCGACCGGGGGAACGGCAGCGGCTTGGAGCGCGCCGTTCTCAACATGCCTGTCGTCCAGGGCACACAGCTCTCCACCGCCGGCGATGGCTCCGCCGAAGTGGAATTCGAGGACGGCGCTACCCTGCGCCTGGTGCCCGACACCGCCGTAGAGTTCCGCACGCTCAGCCTTCGCAGCAGCGGGGAGCGGGTCTCTTCCATCGAGCTGGCGCGTGGAACGGCCTATCTCGAAGCCACCAGGAAGAAAGACGATTTCAGCATCACAGCCGGCGGCCAGGAGATCACCCTGGCGCATGACGCGCATGTCCGCATCCAGCGCAGCGGCGCCCACATCACCCTCGCCGTCTTCAAGGGAGAAGTGGATGTGCAGAACCCCACCGGCTCGGTGCGCGTGAAGAAGGACGAGACCCTCAACCTGAACCTGAACGATCCTTCACAGTACGAGCTCGACAAAGGCATTGAGACCGGCAGCTACGACGCCTGGAACCAGCAGCGCGACGACTATCGCAAGACCTACGCCGCCAGGCACCATGACCGCTACAACTCCAACTACAGCTACGGATGGAGCGACCTGAACTACTTCGGGTCGTTCAACCAGTACGGCAGCTACGGGTCGCTCTGGCGTCCCTGGGGCATCGGGCCCGGCTGGGACCCGTTCGCCGACGGCGCCTGGGTCTTTTACCCGGGCTACGGCTACATGTGGGTGTCGGCTTACCCCTGGGGATGGATGCCATACCGCTACGGCACTTGGATCTTTGTTCCCGGCTACGGCTGGGCATGGCGTCCCGGAACAGTGTGGACGACCTGGTATGCGACCCCGGTGATCTACGGTGCCCCGGTAGGTTATGTGGCGCCCAAGCCGCCGGCTGCAACTTCAACGAGACCGGGCACGGTTGTGGTCGGTGGGGGACCCCTCACGGGGGTGCGAAACCCGCGTTATCGGCAGTGGCTGAAAGACCCGGACAATCCTAATGCGACTCAGCCCAAGGGTGGCGTGACGCCAGTACCCACTGCGACAACATCGTCTGCCGCCGTTTCTCAGAAGACATCGACGACTTCCACGGCCACAACCGCCGCCCCGACCACCAAGACAACCACGCCGCACGACCACCGGGATGCAAGACACAGCACACCGCCCTCGCGGCCTCCCAAGAGCGAGACCCCGCAAGTCTCCACACCGCCGTCGGCCAATACCTCGCAGAGCCCTGGCGTGGACAGCACCCGTTCGGCCGCGCCTCCAAGTGGTGCGAAAGCTCCGAAGAAGCTCCCGCCGCCACCCAAGTAA